The Geotalea uraniireducens Rf4 genome window below encodes:
- a CDS encoding FkbM family methyltransferase, whose translation MSLFGTLKLIVNHPLNKERKIRSVIKWVKWQVGSRLVPGEVVYNWINGARVIVRPGETGFTGNIYCTLDEFSDMAYVLHVMTPEDFFVDIGANVGSYTILACAAKGARGYCFEPIPSTFQRLAANIRLNDLSCRVEAFNLGLSNKEGELVFTSSENCTNHVVTDGEKAMSVIKVKVVSLDTILSGLSPSMLKLDVEGFETLVLQGAHETLSNHSLHSVVMELNGSGSRYGFSEAQILNKMKDYGFSTYVYNPFIRELMTLDGKQNHSGNTLFIRNERDVSDKLHKSPRIQIGNLQL comes from the coding sequence ATGTCACTTTTCGGTACTCTGAAACTTATAGTCAATCACCCACTCAACAAAGAGCGCAAAATTCGCTCGGTTATCAAGTGGGTGAAGTGGCAAGTTGGAAGTCGGTTGGTCCCTGGTGAAGTTGTTTATAACTGGATCAATGGGGCAAGGGTTATTGTTCGGCCCGGTGAAACTGGCTTTACAGGGAATATCTACTGCACGCTGGATGAATTCTCTGACATGGCGTATGTACTACATGTTATGACCCCAGAAGATTTCTTTGTAGATATTGGAGCTAATGTGGGCTCATACACAATTCTTGCTTGTGCGGCAAAGGGCGCAAGAGGATATTGTTTTGAGCCAATACCCTCAACCTTTCAACGTTTGGCGGCCAACATTCGACTGAATGACTTATCTTGTCGCGTCGAGGCATTCAATTTAGGTCTATCTAATAAGGAAGGAGAACTTGTCTTCACTTCTAGTGAAAATTGCACAAATCATGTTGTCACAGATGGTGAGAAAGCAATGAGTGTAATAAAAGTAAAAGTTGTATCATTAGATACAATTCTTAGTGGCCTATCACCATCTATGCTCAAACTAGATGTTGAAGGCTTTGAAACTCTTGTACTCCAAGGCGCACATGAGACTTTGAGTAATCACTCGCTGCATTCAGTAGTTATGGAATTAAACGGAAGTGGATCCAGATATGGTTTTAGCGAGGCGCAAATCCTCAACAAAATGAAGGATTATGGTTTTTCTACTTATGTCTATAATCCTTTTATCAGAGAGCTTATGACCTTGGACGGAAAGCAAAACCATTCAGGAAACACTCTATTTATACGCAATGAGAGAGATGTCAGCGATAAACTTCATAAATCGCCACGAATACAAATAGGAAATTTACAATTGTGA
- a CDS encoding glycosyltransferase, which produces MKSNILHILPSFGPKSFGIGPVALNLLREQRELGFDARIWCLDLDNEADLRWDVFSRELPDTSIQIFPRSWPTLFRYSLAMERAVSSDTGRNISIVHQHGIWSGISRTTNIMRQRYGTPTIVAPHGSIEGWALNKSWWKKRLALAFYERKNLQSASCLHACSHQEVAGFREFGLSNPVAVIPNGISMSWLKSEGNGIAFRRQFGIPESKRILLYLSRITPVKGLPMLIQAIGSMKQQMTDWVLVLAGADEFGHLKEIQQAVLNADLQHSVMFTGMLMGQIKRDAFSAADLLVLPTFRENFGIVVAEALGAGVPVITTNGAPWEDLVTHGCGWWTEISADALAVALKAAFSKTSKELKTMGERGRELVSTRYTWTISAQMTIELYEWLLGHKEKPMFLVTD; this is translated from the coding sequence ATGAAGAGTAATATTTTACATATTCTCCCCTCCTTCGGCCCGAAATCTTTTGGGATTGGTCCGGTTGCTCTGAATTTGCTTCGGGAGCAACGCGAACTCGGTTTTGACGCCAGAATATGGTGTCTGGATCTGGATAACGAAGCGGATCTCCGATGGGACGTTTTCTCGCGTGAATTACCAGACACTTCTATTCAAATATTCCCACGCTCTTGGCCTACTCTTTTTCGCTATAGCCTTGCCATGGAAAGGGCGGTATCCAGTGATACCGGCCGAAATATATCAATAGTTCATCAGCATGGTATCTGGTCCGGCATTTCCCGAACTACCAATATTATGCGGCAACGCTATGGGACCCCTACTATAGTCGCCCCACACGGCTCTATTGAGGGATGGGCGCTTAATAAGTCATGGTGGAAAAAGCGACTTGCTCTTGCTTTTTATGAACGAAAAAATCTTCAGTCTGCGTCCTGTCTCCATGCCTGTTCGCATCAGGAGGTTGCCGGTTTTCGAGAGTTCGGTCTTTCAAACCCCGTAGCAGTTATCCCCAATGGTATAAGCATGTCATGGTTGAAAAGCGAAGGTAACGGCATAGCATTCCGACGACAGTTCGGTATTCCTGAATCAAAACGGATTCTTCTCTATTTATCTCGGATTACCCCAGTCAAGGGGCTTCCGATGCTTATACAGGCTATTGGTTCTATGAAACAGCAGATGACGGACTGGGTATTGGTGCTTGCCGGGGCAGACGAGTTCGGGCATTTGAAAGAAATACAACAGGCTGTGTTAAATGCCGACTTGCAACATTCTGTGATGTTTACAGGAATGCTCATGGGACAGATAAAAAGAGATGCATTTTCTGCTGCTGATCTGCTTGTCCTTCCTACGTTTCGAGAGAATTTTGGTATAGTTGTGGCGGAGGCTCTGGGTGCAGGTGTGCCTGTCATAACCACGAATGGTGCTCCATGGGAAGACTTGGTCACCCACGGCTGTGGCTGGTGGACGGAAATTTCGGCTGATGCACTTGCAGTAGCATTGAAGGCTGCCTTTTCCAAGACATCGAAGGAACTGAAAACCATGGGTGAACGTGGTCGAGAACTGGTTTCAACTAGATACACTTGGACTATATCAGCACAGATGACTATTGAACTGTACGAGTGGCTTCTTGGGCACAAAGAGAAGCCAATGTTTCTGGTTACTGATTAA
- a CDS encoding glycosyltransferase family 4 protein yields MAGTFSFPEGGDGASRALHMQAKGLAQAGHEVLVAVCCGTLEGRKSDLDGFKVKSFVSSSKDRKGMVAPFFWIYGQLGMLLYLLYVTLARRFDTIIYYGAAPVFAIAAVAGKFLKRHTCVVEGDLMAVRWQKLLFNSEEILARNVSLIIVGGSSVLEQHFTKIAPNTKCLRLWPPTDTDYFGSGSSIRARKKLNLSDAPLIVYAGAISKLEGVDVLIESMKYVIEKCPEAKLIIAGPIVEHDAIIGKPLDYKGLVEELGLAGVVFFTGKLLMPEVADLLAAANVLVNPKVEHPANWVAAPIKIGEYLASGSPIVTTSVCELEVWLSDRRDVLFCKAGDSVELAKGICDILTDTVLSDQLSRQGVIASRRVCDFRVWGIKVIEAIEMDKGGQMRTLPKKMPLGRNW; encoded by the coding sequence ATGGCTGGCACATTTTCTTTTCCGGAAGGGGGCGACGGAGCCTCACGCGCACTACATATGCAAGCCAAGGGACTGGCCCAGGCAGGCCATGAGGTGCTCGTGGCCGTATGCTGTGGAACACTTGAGGGTAGAAAATCCGACCTGGATGGTTTTAAGGTAAAGAGTTTCGTATCTTCGAGCAAAGATCGTAAAGGAATGGTTGCACCTTTTTTCTGGATTTATGGTCAATTGGGAATGCTGCTCTATTTGTTATATGTGACCCTTGCACGCAGATTCGATACTATTATTTATTATGGAGCTGCCCCAGTTTTCGCGATAGCTGCTGTTGCGGGTAAGTTTTTAAAACGTCATACTTGCGTTGTTGAAGGTGATTTGATGGCTGTTCGTTGGCAAAAGTTACTTTTCAACTCCGAAGAAATCTTAGCAAGAAACGTATCACTGATAATAGTTGGCGGATCATCAGTTCTTGAACAGCATTTTACAAAGATAGCTCCAAATACAAAATGCTTGAGATTGTGGCCACCCACTGACACGGACTATTTTGGTTCTGGGAGTTCTATACGTGCAAGGAAAAAACTGAATCTGTCCGATGCACCGCTAATAGTATATGCTGGAGCTATCAGTAAGTTGGAAGGGGTAGATGTTTTAATCGAATCAATGAAGTATGTCATCGAAAAGTGCCCTGAAGCCAAACTCATAATTGCCGGTCCTATCGTGGAGCATGACGCAATTATTGGGAAGCCACTCGATTACAAGGGACTCGTTGAAGAGCTAGGGTTAGCAGGTGTAGTGTTTTTTACTGGCAAACTACTGATGCCTGAGGTGGCTGACCTTTTAGCGGCAGCAAATGTTTTAGTCAATCCCAAAGTCGAACATCCTGCAAATTGGGTGGCCGCCCCCATCAAGATTGGTGAGTATCTCGCATCTGGAAGCCCAATTGTAACTACAAGCGTTTGCGAGCTTGAGGTATGGCTATCTGACAGGCGTGATGTTTTATTCTGTAAGGCTGGTGACTCAGTGGAACTGGCAAAAGGTATATGCGATATACTAACCGACACCGTTCTGTCAGATCAATTATCTCGTCAAGGTGTCATAGCATCTCGTCGTGTGTGTGATTTTCGTGTTTGGGGTATAAAAGTTATCGAGGCAATCGAAATGGATAAGGGGGGGCAAATGAGGACATTACCAAAAAAGATGCCCCTTGGGAGGAACTGGTAA
- a CDS encoding class I SAM-dependent methyltransferase, whose amino-acid sequence MKTFLYRIIHNLTANKYLRETEFWKNEINKYLEWYNGQMESHYETPSPKDEEKVKCKILEHSAIMTWFNLHQKHKYAVDLKLPCDTFSGKKILDVGSGPMPSAEVFNDCELYCLDPLLPNYIVAGYPLHYYKKNTRFVYSYSEATPFCDDFFDAIISMNALDHVDDIYKTAYEIERILKPQGMVRFHVHYHKPSATEPIELNDRIMLEAFKWCKNFNKICQTTAKVGSEAGIGESYVLWSNF is encoded by the coding sequence ATGAAAACATTTCTATATAGGATTATCCATAACCTGACCGCCAATAAATACTTAAGAGAAACAGAATTTTGGAAAAATGAAATAAATAAGTATTTAGAATGGTATAATGGACAAATGGAATCGCACTATGAGACACCGTCGCCAAAAGATGAAGAAAAGGTGAAATGTAAAATACTTGAACACAGTGCAATTATGACGTGGTTTAATTTACATCAAAAGCATAAGTATGCAGTCGACCTTAAATTGCCTTGTGACACATTCAGTGGCAAAAAAATATTGGATGTTGGCTCAGGACCTATGCCAAGCGCTGAAGTATTCAATGACTGCGAATTGTATTGTCTCGATCCTTTGCTGCCTAACTATATAGTGGCAGGCTATCCGCTGCATTATTACAAGAAAAACACAAGATTTGTCTACAGCTATTCTGAAGCCACACCTTTTTGTGATGATTTTTTTGATGCGATAATTTCCATGAATGCTTTAGATCATGTAGATGATATTTATAAAACTGCATACGAAATTGAGAGAATACTAAAGCCCCAGGGAATGGTGAGATTTCATGTTCACTATCATAAGCCATCTGCAACTGAACCAATAGAATTAAATGACCGAATAATGCTTGAAGCTTTCAAGTGGTGTAAGAACTTTAATAAAATATGTCAAACTACAGCAAAAGTTGGTTCCGAAGCCGGCATTGGAGAATCATATGTATTATGGAGCAATTTCTAA
- a CDS encoding glycosyltransferase family 4 protein, translating to MSGIVIGIDASRNRSGGAIDHIIGILCEGDPLAYGVRKIHIWSYKHLLDKLPDVAWLVKHNPSELELSLFRQVWWQYFHLPGELRKHECDILFASDAGTVCLYRPMVVFSQDALSYEPGVMKHFGFTLARLRLVLLYFVQNRSMRSANGVIYLTKYAADLIQRSTGKLKRIAIIAHGIDKTFSQLNPQRPWPESSDQPIRCIYVSNAEMYKNQWVVVRAVKKLRDRGFNIELLLVGGGAGPAQRLLDDEITFSDPGGSFVKSVGFVRHEELPYLIASSNVFIFASSCETISITLMEGMSVGLPIACSDKGPMPEVLGDGGVYFDPKDADSIAAALEDIIVNPDLRVSIAKRAKELSKQYTWERCSAETWRFLSDCAVNKVT from the coding sequence ATGTCCGGCATAGTTATCGGCATTGACGCCTCTCGCAATCGATCTGGTGGCGCGATAGATCATATTATCGGTATTCTATGCGAGGGGGATCCGCTTGCGTACGGTGTTCGTAAGATACACATCTGGTCGTACAAGCACCTTCTTGATAAGCTGCCTGATGTGGCATGGCTTGTTAAGCATAACCCATCTGAGTTGGAGCTATCGTTATTTAGGCAAGTTTGGTGGCAGTATTTCCATTTACCGGGAGAACTGCGCAAACATGAATGCGATATCCTATTCGCTTCTGATGCTGGCACAGTTTGTTTATATCGTCCAATGGTAGTCTTCAGTCAAGATGCTTTGTCTTACGAGCCAGGGGTTATGAAGCATTTCGGTTTCACGTTGGCACGATTACGGTTGGTATTGTTATATTTTGTTCAAAATAGGTCAATGAGGTCTGCAAATGGAGTGATTTATCTCACGAAATATGCGGCAGATCTGATTCAGCGTTCCACTGGTAAGTTAAAGCGGATTGCCATAATAGCGCACGGCATAGACAAAACATTCAGTCAACTAAACCCACAAAGACCATGGCCGGAAAGTAGTGATCAACCTATTCGCTGTATATATGTTTCTAATGCGGAGATGTACAAGAATCAGTGGGTGGTTGTGAGAGCGGTGAAGAAACTTCGCGACCGTGGATTTAATATTGAACTACTGTTAGTCGGTGGAGGTGCGGGCCCTGCACAGCGATTGCTTGATGATGAAATCACCTTTTCAGACCCTGGTGGTTCATTTGTTAAATCAGTCGGATTTGTGCGTCATGAAGAGTTGCCATATCTTATTGCTTCGTCGAATGTTTTCATTTTTGCCTCAAGTTGTGAAACTATATCAATTACTCTCATGGAAGGCATGTCTGTGGGGCTGCCTATTGCCTGCTCCGATAAGGGACCCATGCCCGAGGTGCTTGGAGACGGTGGGGTTTATTTTGATCCCAAAGACGCAGATTCTATTGCTGCGGCCCTAGAAGATATCATTGTTAACCCAGACCTGCGTGTATCCATCGCCAAACGAGCTAAAGAGTTATCGAAGCAGTACACCTGGGAAAGGTGTTCCGCTGAAACATGGAGATTTCTCAGTGACTGTGCTGTAAACAAGGTGACTTGA
- a CDS encoding SDR family oxidoreductase — protein sequence MRTLVTGGAGFIGSNLVKQLLKDGHEVTVLDNLLSGYRSNIATFPEVCLIEGDIRDDVVVAEAMKGVEVVFHLAASVGNKRSIDHPILDAEINVIGTLKILEAARKFGIRKIVASSSAGIFGELKTLPIKEDHPVEPDSPYGSTKLCMEKECLSYAKLYDLEAVCLRYFNVYGLNQRFDAYGNVIPIFAYKMLRGEPLTIFGDGEQTRDFLDVRDVVQANIKAAMTLGVSGAFNIASGSRITINRLVELLSAASAINPLVQHGPPRPGDVMHSLADIRAAHEAFDFTPEINLEDGLREYMVWVKEEAEI from the coding sequence ATGAGAACTTTAGTAACTGGAGGAGCCGGGTTTATCGGTTCCAACCTTGTAAAGCAACTGCTTAAAGACGGACATGAGGTGACAGTGCTGGACAATCTTCTTTCCGGCTACCGTTCCAATATCGCCACCTTCCCAGAGGTGTGCCTTATTGAAGGAGATATCCGCGACGATGTTGTTGTTGCTGAGGCAATGAAGGGTGTGGAAGTGGTTTTCCACTTGGCAGCTTCGGTAGGAAATAAGCGCTCCATTGACCATCCGATCCTAGATGCAGAGATCAATGTTATTGGCACACTGAAAATTCTTGAAGCAGCGCGTAAGTTCGGCATACGAAAGATCGTCGCTTCTTCTTCGGCTGGGATCTTCGGTGAACTGAAAACGCTCCCCATTAAAGAGGACCACCCAGTAGAGCCCGATTCACCATACGGGAGCACGAAACTTTGTATGGAAAAGGAGTGCCTCTCCTATGCAAAACTGTATGATCTGGAGGCGGTCTGCCTTCGCTATTTCAACGTATACGGCCTAAACCAGCGCTTCGATGCCTACGGGAATGTGATTCCGATTTTCGCTTATAAGATGCTTCGGGGGGAACCGTTGACTATTTTTGGGGATGGGGAGCAGACCCGTGATTTTCTTGACGTGCGAGACGTGGTACAGGCCAACATAAAGGCTGCTATGACATTGGGGGTTTCGGGTGCTTTCAACATAGCCAGCGGAAGCAGGATTACGATCAACCGTTTGGTTGAACTTCTTAGTGCGGCTTCCGCCATAAACCCGCTGGTCCAGCATGGCCCGCCGCGTCCGGGGGATGTGATGCATAGTCTCGCAGACATCCGCGCGGCTCATGAAGCATTTGACTTTACACCTGAGATTAATTTAGAGGATGGGCTCAGGGAATACATGGTTTGGGTAAAAGAAGAAGCAGAGATTTGA
- a CDS encoding alpha-1,2-fucosyltransferase, with translation MIIARLQGGLGNQMFQYAVGLHLALTHNVELKIDITMFSDYKWHTYSLRPFNIRESIATEEEIKALTDVKMDRPYKKIDNFLCRLLRKSQKISATHVKEKHFHYDPDILKLPDNVYLDGYWQSEKYFKEIENIIRQTFIIKNPQLGRDKELACKILSTESVCLHIRRGNYVTDKTTNSVLGPCDLSYYSNCIKSLAGNNKDPHFFVFSNDHEWVSKNLKLDYPTIYVDHNNEDKDYEDLRLMSQCKHHIIANSTFSWWSAWLCSNPDKVIYAPQKWFRVDEYNTKDLLPSNWLIL, from the coding sequence ATGATTATTGCACGTCTTCAGGGTGGCCTCGGGAATCAGATGTTTCAATATGCTGTAGGATTACATCTTGCTTTAACACACAATGTTGAACTTAAGATAGATATTACAATGTTTTCAGACTATAAATGGCACACATATTCATTGCGGCCATTTAATATTCGGGAGTCAATTGCTACAGAAGAAGAAATTAAAGCCTTAACGGATGTAAAAATGGACAGGCCGTACAAAAAAATAGATAACTTTTTATGCCGGCTCTTACGTAAATCACAAAAAATTTCTGCAACACATGTAAAAGAAAAACACTTTCACTACGATCCTGATATCTTGAAGTTGCCTGATAACGTTTATCTTGATGGTTACTGGCAAAGCGAGAAATATTTCAAAGAAATTGAAAATATTATTAGGCAAACGTTTATCATTAAGAACCCTCAGCTTGGAAGAGATAAGGAATTAGCCTGCAAAATATTATCGACTGAATCTGTTTGTCTGCATATTCGTAGGGGCAATTATGTTACTGATAAGACTACTAATTCTGTCCTTGGTCCGTGTGATCTGAGTTATTATTCAAACTGCATTAAATCTCTTGCTGGTAACAATAAAGATCCACATTTTTTCGTTTTTAGCAATGATCATGAATGGGTGAGTAAAAATTTAAAGTTGGACTATCCAACTATATATGTTGATCATAATAACGAAGATAAAGATTATGAGGACTTGCGATTGATGAGCCAATGCAAACATCATATTATAGCAAATAGCACTTTTAGTTGGTGGAGTGCTTGGTTGTGCAGTAATCCAGATAAAGTAATTTACGCCCCCCAGAAATGGTTTAGGGTAGATGAATATAATACAAAAGATTTATTGCCATCTAATTGGCTTATCCTGTAA
- a CDS encoding glycosyltransferase: MKILYLYSEVMPYNIPVFEKYVQKYNAEVHVVHWDHKKLTPYKLPKLDNVIYYNRSDYTKHQLKQLANKVKPDIVYISGWMDKDYLAVVKNIKDQGVPVVTGFDDQWKGDFRQRLGSFVFPFLLKKYFSHSWVAGPSQFEFAKRLGFKDSEIISNLYSCNTLLFNKAMEYLEIKTKNYPKYFLYVGRFVSVKGIDLLVDAYKSYQSKYNGNWKLICIGNGDLKYLFENNPGIEVFDFLNQAEILAIIKRAGVFILPSRFEPWGVVVHEFVSAGMPLILSENVGARSTFLIDNFNGLSFTNNSAENLAKAMSTISSKTDSELIEMSKNSFFLSNKINPEIVAASFMSILI, encoded by the coding sequence ATGAAAATTTTATATCTCTATTCTGAAGTAATGCCTTATAATATTCCTGTTTTTGAGAAATATGTCCAAAAGTACAATGCAGAGGTACATGTAGTTCATTGGGACCACAAAAAACTTACACCATATAAATTACCCAAATTAGATAATGTTATTTATTACAACAGATCTGATTACACAAAACATCAGCTAAAGCAATTGGCAAATAAAGTAAAACCTGACATCGTTTACATTAGTGGATGGATGGACAAAGATTATTTGGCTGTAGTTAAGAACATTAAAGATCAAGGTGTCCCGGTAGTGACAGGTTTTGACGATCAATGGAAAGGTGATTTTAGACAGCGATTGGGATCATTTGTATTTCCCTTTCTATTGAAAAAGTATTTTAGCCATAGTTGGGTTGCTGGTCCTAGTCAATTTGAATTTGCTAAACGACTAGGCTTTAAAGATAGTGAAATTATATCTAATCTTTATTCATGTAATACGCTTTTGTTTAATAAGGCGATGGAGTATCTTGAAATAAAAACAAAAAATTATCCTAAATATTTTCTTTATGTCGGCAGATTTGTATCGGTAAAAGGAATTGATTTACTTGTCGATGCTTATAAGAGTTATCAGTCAAAGTATAACGGCAATTGGAAATTAATTTGTATTGGTAACGGAGATTTAAAGTATTTATTTGAAAACAACCCAGGGATTGAAGTTTTTGATTTTTTAAACCAAGCTGAAATATTGGCAATAATTAAAAGGGCTGGTGTTTTTATATTGCCTAGTAGATTTGAACCATGGGGCGTTGTTGTTCATGAATTCGTCTCTGCTGGTATGCCTTTAATTTTATCAGAAAATGTGGGCGCTAGGTCAACCTTTTTAATTGACAACTTTAACGGGCTTAGTTTTACGAATAATTCAGCCGAAAATTTAGCGAAAGCGATGTCCACTATTTCAAGTAAAACTGATTCTGAATTAATTGAAATGAGCAAAAATAGTTTTTTTCTATCTAATAAAATCAATCCTGAAATAGTTGCTGCAAGCTTTATGTCAATATTAATTTAA
- a CDS encoding glycosyltransferase family 4 protein, producing MLNSNNSNLTLFVYGGNGGSGGLVSYCKGLFGSRSVPLDIDVFFICSPEFCNELGPLDSNVRIIQHSWISNSNRLKRLIWHLWIYPRLILKEHVDVELYVSGSLPLYRRIFHGGAIIATTCHNLLPFDLKEIERHPLNPDYRAFLRIRKELKRSLQQLAGIIFISEHSKNVVLEQLITNPEYAVIPHGLEEKFRLERPRSYVIGEPVTLLYVSPVFPYKHHDSVVRSVKWVRDMTGRDIQLRLVGGGGHSAVRELEALIKSEHAESYVTLVGNLGRKELSHELTSTDIFVFASSCEAFPITLLEAMGFRLPIACSNRVGMDTMLRDAGVYFDPEDVSSLSQAIIKLLSSEEMRRDCGEKAFTYAQEYTWVNCAIETFRFLSTLSR from the coding sequence ATGTTGAACTCAAACAATAGCAATCTAACTTTATTTGTTTACGGAGGAAACGGTGGCAGTGGCGGTTTAGTAAGTTACTGCAAAGGGTTATTCGGTTCGAGATCTGTTCCTTTAGATATTGATGTATTTTTTATATGCTCACCGGAATTCTGCAATGAATTAGGGCCCCTAGATTCGAATGTTCGAATTATACAGCATTCGTGGATTTCAAATAGTAACCGATTAAAACGTCTTATTTGGCATTTGTGGATTTATCCGCGATTGATACTAAAAGAACATGTCGATGTTGAGTTGTATGTGTCTGGATCCTTGCCTTTATATCGGCGCATTTTTCATGGGGGCGCCATAATCGCAACTACGTGCCATAACCTTTTGCCTTTTGATCTAAAGGAGATTGAAAGACATCCTTTAAATCCGGATTATAGAGCGTTCCTGAGGATCAGGAAAGAACTTAAACGTTCTCTCCAACAACTCGCAGGCATAATTTTTATTTCCGAGCATTCAAAGAATGTTGTTTTGGAACAACTTATAACCAATCCTGAATACGCTGTAATACCACATGGACTAGAGGAGAAATTTCGGTTGGAAAGGCCACGGTCATATGTAATTGGTGAACCAGTGACCTTGCTGTACGTCTCTCCAGTATTTCCATATAAACACCATGATAGCGTTGTACGCTCTGTTAAATGGGTACGGGATATGACTGGGCGTGATATACAACTCCGTTTGGTTGGCGGAGGTGGCCACTCTGCAGTGCGAGAACTTGAGGCACTGATTAAAAGTGAACATGCAGAATCTTATGTGACGCTGGTCGGAAATTTAGGAAGAAAAGAATTGAGTCATGAATTAACCAGTACTGACATCTTTGTTTTCGCCAGTTCCTGTGAAGCATTTCCTATAACATTATTGGAGGCGATGGGCTTCAGATTGCCAATTGCTTGTTCGAATCGCGTAGGGATGGACACTATGTTGCGTGATGCTGGAGTCTATTTTGATCCTGAAGATGTATCGTCTCTATCTCAAGCAATTATTAAGCTATTGTCGAGCGAAGAAATGCGCCGTGATTGTGGTGAAAAGGCTTTTACATATGCTCAGGAATACACATGGGTGAATTGTGCAATTGAGACCTTCCGTTTTTTATCGACATTAAGCAGATAA
- a CDS encoding glycosyltransferase family 2 protein, whose amino-acid sequence MTIINRKSPSVSIILPVFNGEKYLQSAIESLLSQSYADFELIIINDGSTDQSLAIMTKYSICDKRIRILNQENKGLIYALNKGIDLSRGEYIARMDSDDISHPDRLKHQVAFLERNRDVGIVGTYIDLFDEFNHTGIKFATKPEEIRAKLLFGCELAHPTVMIRKVFITKYDLRYDINDLHAEDFGLWVRCCTYFNIANVPKILVRLRQHNSQVTKVYGSKTIQTSMEIILKQLLQLGITVTPAELSIHTELCYGFMPGTSNDLISVEKWLLKLFDANKITQKYNSDMLSKIILHRWYIACIQYSGRNLRTWRYFYASIIFKQLCNGFIFPGYHVLSDLTARIINWSICHVNFSKPGRCHVELKQ is encoded by the coding sequence ATGACCATTATTAACCGTAAATCCCCTAGTGTAAGTATTATCTTGCCAGTATTTAATGGGGAGAAGTATCTTCAATCAGCGATTGAGAGCTTACTCAGCCAATCCTATGCTGATTTTGAGTTAATAATAATAAATGATGGGTCAACAGACCAGTCTTTAGCGATAATGACGAAATATTCTATTTGTGATAAACGCATACGGATATTGAATCAAGAGAACAAAGGCCTTATTTATGCACTAAATAAAGGAATCGATTTATCGAGAGGCGAATACATCGCAAGAATGGATAGTGATGATATTTCACATCCTGACAGACTAAAACATCAAGTTGCTTTTTTGGAGAGAAATAGAGATGTTGGAATAGTCGGAACTTACATTGATCTCTTTGACGAATTCAATCACACAGGGATTAAATTTGCGACAAAACCTGAAGAGATTAGAGCAAAACTATTATTCGGGTGTGAATTGGCGCATCCAACCGTCATGATAAGAAAAGTATTTATAACAAAGTATGATTTGAGATATGACATAAATGATCTACATGCCGAGGATTTCGGGTTATGGGTTAGATGCTGTACTTATTTTAATATAGCAAATGTCCCCAAAATATTGGTAAGGTTAAGACAGCATAACTCCCAAGTGACTAAGGTTTATGGCTCAAAAACAATTCAAACATCCATGGAAATTATACTGAAGCAACTACTTCAATTAGGAATTACAGTAACGCCTGCTGAGTTGTCAATACACACAGAATTATGTTATGGGTTTATGCCCGGAACATCTAACGATTTAATAAGTGTTGAAAAATGGCTGCTAAAGCTTTTTGATGCTAATAAAATCACCCAAAAGTATAACAGTGATATGCTATCAAAAATAATATTACATAGATGGTACATAGCGTGTATTCAGTATAGTGGTAGAAACTTGAGGACTTGGAGATATTTTTACGCATCTATTATATTTAAACAATTATGTAATGGTTTTATTTTTCCCGGTTACCATGTTTTATCAGATTTGACAGCCCGCATTATAAATTGGTCAATTTGCCATGTTAATTTCTCCAAGCCAGGAAGATGCCATGTTGAACTCAAACAATAG